The genomic DNA tctatattgtctttatattccagcgagtaaatccgtttttggggggaattgaggggattactatgatgcgttcaagagtcttacggcctgagggaagaagctgttacagaatctggaggttctgctacggaggctgtggaacctctttctagagtccagcagtgaaaacagtccttggtgggggtgggaggagtctctgcagattttctgagccctggtcaggcagcggctttttgcgatttcccggataTACTTATAGTATATGGATATATTTATACTATACGGATAtacttatagctagagatgtcagataaaatcggcctgccgatatcatcggccgataaatgctttaaaatgtaatatgggaaattatcggtatcggtttcaaaaagtaaaattgatgactttttaaaacgccgctgtgtacacggacgtagggagaagtacagagcgccaataaaccttaaaggcactgcctttgcgtgctggcacagtcacataatatctacggcttttcacacacacaagtgaatgcaaggcatacttgctcaacagccatacaggtcacacccgtataaacaactttaacactgttacaaatatgcgccacactgtgaacccacaccaaacaagagtgacaaacacatttcgggagaacatccgcaccgtaacacaacataaacacaacagaacaaatacccagaaccccttgcagcactaactcttccgggactatacaatatacacccccctaaccccctaccccaaccccgcccacctcaacctcctcatgctctctcagggagagagcatgtcccaaattccaagctgctgttttgaggcatgttaaaaaaaatactgcactttgtgacttcaataataaatatggcagtgccatgttggcacttttttccataacttgagttgatttattttggaaaaccttgttacattgtttaatgcatccagcggggcatcacaacaaaattaggcattataatgtgttaattccacgactgtatatatcggtatcggttgatatcggaatcggtatttaagagttggacaatatcggattatcgaatatcgacaaaaaagccattatcggacatctctacttatagcTATGAAAACCTGTTCAGGTACTCCAAAATCCGCTTGTTAAAGAAGATCCTTAATGATGATGTCCCACCCCCCTAAACTATATATGTACAGTTACGCTCTCAACTAAAAAGCAAAATGTTGAGGTCTTTATCCAGGAGCTATTgtaatgttccaaaaagaaagtaTTCTCCCAATCAGCCTTTTCCTACAAAGCTGTCAAAGATTGGAATGGGCACCCAGAAACCTTAGAACAATACAGATTTTCACAACTTCTCACAGGCAGTCAAAAGAATGGCTTTTAGACCACCAGTCCTGCTCACACTAATTGTACCGGATGGGTATTTGGGCAATTTTCTTGGCCCCGTCAGGGCGttcaggggatccggtttggtggctgcaggattaagtctctgctttttgcggatcttcagctctcactggatcggttcgcagccgagtgtgaagcgactgggatgataatcagcacctccaagtccgagtccatggttctcgcccggaaaagggtggagtggcatctccgggttgcggaggagaccctgccccatggggaggagttcaagtacctctgagtcttgttcacgagtgagggaagagtggatcgtgagatcgacaggcggatcggtgcggcgtcttcagtaatgcggacgctgtatcgatccgttgtggtgaagaaggagctgagccggaaggcaaagctctcaatttactggtcgatctacgttcccatcctcacctatggtcatgagctttgagttatgaccgaaaggacaagatcacgggtacaagcggccaaaatgagtttcgtctgccgggtggcgggtctctcccttagaggtagggtgagaagctctgccatccagggggagctcaaagtaaagccactgcgcctccacatcgagaggagccagatgaggtggttcgagcatctggtcaggatgccacccaaacgcctccccagggaggtgtttagggcacgtccgaccggtaggaggccacggggaagacccaggacacgttgggaagactatgtctcccggctggcctgggaacgccttgggatatcccggcaggagctggacgaagtagctggggagagggaagtctgggcttccctgcttaggctgctgcccccgcgacccaacctcaaaTAAGcgcaagaagatggatggatgcatagatGGGTATTTAGGCATCAGATGATACCCTCGCAGGTACCGTCTGATGACTACCAGAGTACCAGCCTAATAGTGTAATAATGCCATCTAACGCTATCATACCCCATCATACACCGATGGGGTATGATACCCTTATTTTTAATCCATATttaaatcacgattattaatcacgattattcattatgttgaagtgaagtgaattatatttatatagcgcttttctctagtgactcaaagcgctttacatagtgaaacccaatatctaagttacatttttaaaccagtgtgggtggcactgggagcaggtgggtaaagtgtcttgcccaaggacacaatggcaagacactgactaggatggcagaagcggggattgaacctggaaccctcaagttgctggcacggccactctaccaaccgagctataccgccccaatgatGGTACCCTTGTGGGTACCATCTGATGGCTACCACACTATAGTCCGTGTTATATGGATTTTGATAAGAACTGTTGCACTTTATATACTACAGCACTTTAAATGATGCTGCTAAAATATTGCACACCCATTTGAAACTTGCactttctgtatgtattgcacttttatttaaaaaattttttttttcattatttaattttaattgtgtcatgtgttttaaaatgtgttttgttattTAAATTGTGGATGCTAAATGTGCCGAAAATTAGCATGGAGtggtgcagccatctttttaatataactacacaatgtcctataaataaataaaaacatgtaattgtCCAAGCAGAACCATACTGTAATATGCTCCTTATTGTAATTTAATTGTAATTGTAAATCTAATTGTAATTTTcaaacatgttcaaaataaaccaaaTCCTTACCATCAcaactaaaatgttaaaaaaaaaaaagaaagtaaataataaatattgttataTACACAACATTTAGGTGTAAAGTAGGCCGGATCATGTAGGGGAAAAATGGCTCTTTTTTTTCTGCTGTACTTCTTGTACACCTCTCCACAGCGACCTCAGTCAAAGCCTCAGACTCTGTTGAGTCGAGTGGGGAAAAAAACTCCACCCACCCACTCACAGATCGACTTCTAGGTCCCTCAGAGCTGCAGACAAGATGAGAAGAAGATGATGCAAATGTCGCTGAAGGAGTTGGCGCTGGTGTTACTCAGTGGTAAGCTATATAATATACTACAATTGTGTTAAATAGGAACTAGACAGTACTGATCTAGTAATTTAATCAAGGGGACAAAATTAAACAGTAAAAAGTTGGTTAAGTAATTTATCCATGACATTAAATGTAGTTTTTAGAGACAAGTTCCTGCTTTATGTTTTTTAGCCAATCTTGCAAAATTTTATATGCATGTGCTTGTCAGGCCTTAAATTGTGTGCTAAATGTGATACATTTCTAGTCAACCTGACTTTAGGATTTAATGACAGCACCACTGTGTGTTGTACTTCTCAGGGCAACATTGTAGGGGAGAGGCGGTTCAAGGGTAGAAGAGTCTCCATTCTCGATTTAACAGATGAATTCATAGCTCGAGATTTTTCACTGTTGGTTAAAAATGGTCATAGTTGTTTATGTACTATATGTTCCATTTACGGTTCTGTGGTTATAGTCACACTTTTCATTTGCGGTCGACAGTGAAATCAAATTAAAAACATCTTTGCAGTTAGTCCTTTGATGCTCACTGAGCTAAAGTCTCGCCAGATTTGATTCAATAAGGAAGAATTGAACTCTGAGTTTTGTTTGACTTTTCAGGCACAATTTTCTAGATTtaggtttaccgtatttttcggagtataagtcgcaccggagtataagtcgcaccggccgaaaatgcataataaagaaggaaaaaaacatatataagtcgcactggagtataagtcgcattttttgagggaaatttatttgataaaacccaacaccaagaatagacatttgaaaggcaatttaaaatagataaagaatagtgaacaacaggctgaataagtgtatgctgggttttatcaaataataagtaatcaaatgtttttaattgaacaaattaaataaataaaaatcactaTTACCGGGTTCAAATCTGGTGGTGAAACTACATACCTGGTTGTGTGCAAAGTTTTTAGAAATGAGCTGTTCATAGGACTGCAGATTCTAGGTACAAAGTAAGCATTTGGTCTACAGTATTTAATTATTTGGCCACATGATGTTTTTTCACAACTATAATTAAGACTAACCTGTTTATttccattaccgtatttttcggagtataagtcgcaccggagtataagtcgcaccggccgaaaatgcataataaagaaggaaaaaaacatatataagtcgcactggagtataggtcgcattttttggggaaatttatttcatAAAACCCAAGCCATTTTGtaggcggttttatttacgtgcctccactttgattgCATATTCTCCctgccagccatgttgtagtttttagcactttcatagcaagtctactgacagatataagttctagttatacgctactttatataagaaatggcaacagctttttaaatatttgtatagcgcctgtctgccccacaacaagaggatagagaaattaTTGACCCCCGCATCAGACTACAATTGTGGATGCGCTTCGGGTAAATATCTACCGTATATGGAGATATCCATTGACGTCACACCTGAGAAAAACTTCaccaattgggcaaattccaaacagcttatTTGGAGGACGTTTTTTGAATgtgtccgccatgcctccatggtttgatggaAAactttcaagacttatgcagagaccaaatacaaaaaaacaggtcccaataggtaagaaaagttggtgttGAATAATAGATCCTCTTTAAATCTCCCGGGCTTGTTGTTTGACACACCCAAAAGCGTCTACTGCTGAATAAAATTCAAACCACCCCCGTACGCCAATAACTTGATGTTctgttagtaccgtatttttcggattataagtcgctcagtagtataagtcgcacctgccgaaaatgcataataaagaaggaaaaaaacatatataagtcgcactggagtataagttgcattttttggggaaatgtatttgataaaacccaacaccaagaatagacatttgaaaggcaatttaaaataaataaagaatagtgaacaggctgaataagtgtacgttatatgaggcataaataaccaactgagaacgtgcctggtatgttaacgtaacatattaaggtaagagtcattcaaataactataacatatagaacatgctatacgtttaccaaacaatctgtcactcctaatcgctaaatcccatgaaatcttatacgtctagtctcttacgtgaatgagctaaataatattatttgatattttacggtaatgtgttaataatttcacacataagtcgttcctgagtataagtcgcaccccgaccaaactttgaaaaaaactgcgacttatagtccgaaaaatacggtaattgcatATCTTTCAATACTACTCATGTATTTGTTTTAACTTTCTTCAAATATGTCGGTTAAAAAggtaatattttttaattgtggtAAAATcacaggacaaaaaaatgtgAGTATCCTCGATTAGAAATTTGGAGTTTTATGAAAATCAGCTGGATATTTATAATGACAAGAGTAAGTTTGTACAGTTAACATTTATCATTAAAAATGGTTAGAaatatgcaaatatttttttacctaatACTTTtggttgttaaaggcctactgaaatgacattttcttatttaaacgaggatagcaggtcaattccatgtgtcatacttgatcatttcgcgatattgccatatttttgctgaaaggatttagtagagaacatcaacgataaagttcgcaacttttggtcgctgataaaaaaaaagccttgcctgtaccggaagtagcgtgacgtcacaggttgaaaggctcctcacatttcccaattgtttacaccagcagcgagagcgattcggaccgagaaagcgacgattaccccattaatttgagcgaggatgaaagatttgtggatgaggaaagtgagagtgaaggattagagcgcagtgcaggacgccagggtgtatcttttttcgctctgactgtaacttaggtacaagggctcattggattccacactttctccattttctattgtggatcaccgatttgtattttaaaccacctcggatactatatcctcttgaaaatgagagtcgagaacgcgaaatggacattcacagtgacttttatctccacgacaatacatcggtgaagcactttagcttcggagctaacgtgatagcatcgtgcttaactgcggatagaaacagaagaaacatgcccctgactggaaggatagacagaagatcaacaatactattattacttctactatcaggagacaccgaaccaaaccctggaccagtaaccccacggttaatgctgtccagcctggcgaagcctagcaatgctgttgctaacgacgccattgaagctaacttagctacgggacctcgacagagttatgctaaaaacattatctctccacctacgccagccctcatctgctcatcacgatccgtgctcacctgcgttccagcgatcgacggcgcgacgaaggacttcacccgatcatcggtgcggtcggcggctagccactagcgtcggatagcgcgtctgctatccaactcaaagtcctcctggttgtgttgctgtagccagccgctaatacaccgatcccacctacagctttcttctttgctgtcttcattgtccattaaacaaattgcaaaagattcaccaacacagatgtccagaatacagtggaattatgtggtgaaaacagacgacttaagctggccaccgtgctattccaaaatgtctgcttcaacccgtgacgtcacgcgcaaacgtcatcataccaagacgttttcagccggatatttcccgggaaatttaaaattgcactttataagttaacccggccgtattggcatgtgttgcaatgttaagatttcattattgatatataaactatcagactgcgtggtcggtagtagtgggtttcagtaggcctttaatgctgccccaagaagtttttttttaactattattaGAACTGTTAAAAAAGAGCTACAAATTAAAACATGACCCTAAcatatttctttttttcccctcctcagCAGTTTGTGTTGCAACCGCGATGCCGTGTACCGCTGTTTTAAACGAAACACAGACAAGAGTGGTTGTTCCTGCGGGTTCCGATCTGATTTTGTGCTACCGACTGGAGAGTGGGCCTCCAAAAAGAGTCAGGCTCGCATGGCATTTTAATTCAACTGAATCGTCATTTCATGGCTCTGAGAAAATCTATGAATCATATGTTTCTAATATGTCAAACAACAAGGACAACGACACATTTCAGAGGCAACTTATACGCAACATTACATACAAGAACAGTGGATGGTACTTTTGCAGCATTACAACGGACATTCCCACACTGGAGAGTGATTACTGCAAAGCAACACAAGTGTTTGTTCGTAAGTATTTTTTGCATCACATGAAGAGAATTGACTTTGATATTTGCTGGTGTTTAAAGTCGAAACCCCAAAGTCAAACACAACAAAAGTGGTGATATTTGGATTTCTGGAAATATATGCCTTAAAAGTCAAACAAAACGTAAACGTTCAATCCATTGCTATCCAGCTTAGCTGAGTAAGCACCTAAAGTTCagctattcaactaaattgttcaaGGGGAGGACACATTTTCAAAAAGGCTTTACTGTACCAGACACATTTAAGTCAAGGAGTAATTGTCGTGTCTACTAACATAGACCAAGGTCAaagattaccatgaattgatttacgtggaccccgacttaaacaagttgaaaaacttattcgggtgttaccatttagtggtcaattgtacggaatatgtactgtactgtgcaatctactaataaaagtttcaatcaatcaatcaaagatggcCTATAAAGCGCTTCATCTACacaataaaaaatgttgggttaaaaaataacccaattttaacccaactgctggttcaaaaAAGGACGAGCCccttatttataataataaatgataaatgggttatacttgtatagcgcttttctaccttcaaggtactcaaagcgctttgacactatttccacattcacccattcacacacacattcactctctgatggcgggagctgccatgcaaggcgctaaccagcacccatcaggagcaagggtgaagtgtcttgcccaaggacacaacggacgtgactaggatggtagaaggtggggattgaaccccagtaaccagcaaccctccagttgctggaacggccactctaccaagttcgccacgccgtccccaactcaacattttgtgtacattttttcaacccaacttttgcattgaattattcaacccaaaagttgagttatgctaactcaatgttggttgattcataacccaactattgggttgaatttatttaacacacaagctgagttatgctcactacaatgttgggttattccaaacccaactattgggttgcgcaatttagcgctcctttacccaatagttggttaaaaatgatatattttactgctggtttgtcctactccatcccaactactgatcaaaattatttttattacattacaaTATACTCCAAAGCAAGATAtgagagtgacattttttttttacaagaattgccgtgtatggtcatagtagttgtatacagcatgctcaaatattttcatgtacataagatgtgtggttgtaaataatgttaattggATTAATCCTTAAtgaaattcccttcaagaaaaaagtaactttttaatgataaaaaaaaagccttttacccaaaaatgcgttactcattgaaaaacaacccaaaaatggtttatcattttgaaaacccagaaattcagttaaaattaaagctgcaagcagcgatggacgggaccgactttgagggctcataaaatccaaaccggagcagtaattaaaactctttcatcaacttttaatcacaagggttcaatctctctcctgtgctaatttgaagccgacacgacaaacacgctcagaggagttcatatgtttgaaaaaaggtgactgtttttacacaacttttgttttgaagggggaattgcaaacttcctgttgatttaggtctaagtgagacctacatagaggtttttgtttcatgtctctacgacattcctactgggagttacaggcagttttgtctgtgttttcttcctagggggcgctagagcgcaattttgagttttgaggtTTAGTTTTTCGATTAGAcagcaattttcgccagtcctgatgtgtgtgtccaatttggtgagttttgaagcatgttaagggggccaaattacagctcaaagaggcggcggtatgatAATAAAAcgttagaaatacaatagggtcctctgtcccaaagggactcgttccctaataatacccttataacctcaaaaatggattgctcttcataaaagtaactccaaaatttaacccaacactcgcaactcataaattgggttatcaaaataacccaacattttttagtgtgttatAATTAAACAATGTTGTTGGGGGACATTAGTTTTTAAAATTATGTGGGATGTTTTAAATTGTAAGTGTATACAGAATATACCTCATAGATAGAATAGAAAAAAAGAGTAGTTGCTACTCATGTCAgttgatagatagatggataggtaGATAGTACTtggttgattccttcaggagagttccctcaggaaaattaaaattccagcagcagtgtacagaattgagatcgaatttaaaaagtaaaaaggaaatactgggggtataaatggaaataaaatagtggTCTGAGATGTGGTAAAAAGGGATTACATTAGtggtttttctaccttcaaaacacttccttgtggtctacataacatgtaatggtggttctttggtcaaaatgttgcatagatgatgttttacaggccatctcaagccgctttctgacagtcgcttcagaatgcactgttttgtgggcggtcttatttacgtgccaaagtcctcctccaggccaagcccctGTGACTGTGTCTCCACCTTCTCagccattttgtagtttttagtgcttccatatcaagtctagagcagtgttgtaacgataccaatattttggtaccggtaccggtactacaattatttcgatacttttcggtacttttctaaataaaggggaccacaaaaaaattccattgttggctttattttaacaaaaaaatattagggtacattaaacatatgtttattattgcagttaagtccttaaacaaaatagtgaacatacaagacaacttgtcttttagtagtaagtaaacaaacaaagactcctaattagtctgttgacatatgcagtaacatattgtgtcattttccattctattattttgtcaacattattatggacaagtggtagaaaatgaattattaatctacttgttcatttactgttaatatctgcttactttctcttttaacataggtattctatttacacttctgttaaaatgtaataatcacttattcttctattgtttgatactttacattagttttggatgataccacacatttaggtatc from Entelurus aequoreus isolate RoL-2023_Sb linkage group LG27, RoL_Eaeq_v1.1, whole genome shotgun sequence includes the following:
- the LOC133644646 gene encoding uncharacterized protein LOC133644646 isoform X1 → MMQMSLKELALVLLSAVCVATAMPCTAVLNETQTRVVVPAGSDLILCYRLESGPPKRVRLAWHFNSTESSFHGSEKIYESYVSNMSNNKDNDTFQRQLIRNITYKNSGWYFCSITTDIPTLESDYCKATQVFVQGVSVPSTVGASRDTWWLWVLVGVLGLVVLVLVVLCVLLTWQRKHRERSSPIYMNTHPRPRQPTTAQLKVPQSSKNLRTPSPARGSNSKQSPK
- the LOC133644646 gene encoding uncharacterized protein LOC133644646 isoform X2, translating into MMQMSLKELALVLLSAVCVATAMPCTAVLNETQTRVVVPAGSDLILCYRLESGPPKRVRLAWHFNSTESSFHGSEKIYESYVSNMSNNKDNDTFQRQLIRNITYKNSGWYFCSITTDIPTLESDYCKATQVFVLGASRDTWWLWVLVGVLGLVVLVLVVLCVLLTWQRKHRERSSPIYMNTHPRPRQPTTAQLKVPQSSKNLRTPSPARGSNSKQSPK